A section of the Streptomyces sp. V3I8 genome encodes:
- the fmt gene encoding methionyl-tRNA formyltransferase, giving the protein MKLVFAGTPEVAVPALDALIASGRHEVAAVVTRPDAPAGRGRRLVASPVAQRAEHAGIEVLKPVRPRDEDFLARLREIAPDCCPVVAYGALLPRVALDVPARGWVNLHFSLLPAWRGAAPVQHAVMAGDEITGASTFLIEEGLDSGPVYGTVTEEVRPTDTSGDLLTRLAFAGSGLLAATMDGIEDGTLKAVPQPADGVTLAPKITVEDARVDWSAPALRVDRVVRGCTPAPGAWTVFRGERLKLVQAAPVPERTDLAPGALAVGKNSVHVGTGSYAIELLWVQAQGKKPMRAADWARGVRIASGEVVGA; this is encoded by the coding sequence ATGAAGCTCGTCTTCGCCGGCACCCCAGAGGTCGCCGTTCCCGCCCTGGACGCCCTGATCGCCTCCGGGCGCCACGAGGTGGCCGCCGTCGTCACGCGCCCCGACGCGCCGGCCGGGCGGGGGCGCAGGCTCGTCGCGAGCCCCGTCGCGCAGCGTGCCGAGCACGCCGGGATCGAGGTGCTCAAGCCGGTGCGGCCGCGGGACGAGGACTTCCTCGCACGGCTGCGGGAGATCGCCCCGGACTGCTGCCCCGTCGTGGCGTACGGGGCGCTGCTGCCGCGGGTCGCGCTCGACGTCCCCGCCCGCGGCTGGGTCAACCTGCACTTCTCGCTGCTGCCCGCCTGGCGCGGGGCGGCGCCCGTGCAGCACGCGGTGATGGCCGGGGACGAGATCACCGGCGCGTCCACCTTCCTCATCGAGGAGGGGCTCGACTCCGGGCCCGTGTACGGGACCGTCACCGAGGAGGTGCGGCCCACCGACACCAGCGGGGACCTGCTGACGCGGCTCGCCTTCGCCGGGTCCGGGCTGCTCGCGGCGACCATGGACGGGATCGAGGACGGCACGCTGAAGGCTGTGCCGCAGCCGGCGGACGGGGTCACCCTGGCGCCGAAGATCACCGTCGAGGACGCGCGGGTGGACTGGAGCGCGCCGGCGCTGCGGGTCGACCGGGTCGTGCGGGGATGCACGCCCGCGCCCGGGGCGTGGACCGTGTTCCGCGGGGAGCGGCTGAAGCTCGTCCAGGCCGCGCCCGTCCCCGAGCGGACGGACCTGGCGCCGGGAGCGCTGGCGGTCGGGAAGAACAGCGTGCACGTGGGGACCGGGTCGTACGCGATCGAGTTGCTGTGGGTGCAGGCGCAGGGGAAGAAGCCGATGAGGGCCGCCGACTGGGCCCGGGGGGTGCGGATCGCCTCCGGCGAGGTGGTCGGAGCCTGA
- a CDS encoding RsmB/NOP family class I SAM-dependent RNA methyltransferase yields the protein MSEQTRRGRQQGKPYRRPKKDPVRMLAFDALRAVDERDAYANLVLPPLLRKARENGDFDGRDAALATELVYGTLRRQGTYDAIIAACVDRPLREVDPPVLDVLNLGAHQLLGTRIPTHAAVSATVDLARIVLGDGRAKFVNAVLRKISRQELDAWIEQVAPPYDEDAEDHLAVVHSHPRWIVSALWDSLGGGRAGIEDLLEADNERPEVTLVARPGRATADEILGALGEGTALPGRWSPYAVRLSEGGEPGAIDAVREGRAGVQDEGSQLVAVALANAPLDGPDRTWLDGCAGPGGKAAMLAGLAAERGAVLLASEKQPHRAGLVAKALAGNPGPYQVIAADGTRPPWRPGTFDRVLMDVPCTGLGALRRRPEARWRRRPADLDGFAPLQRGLLRTALESVRVGGVVGYATCSPHLAETRAVVDDVLKQQDAELLDARPLLPGVPALGDGPDIQLWPHVHGTDAMYLALIRRTG from the coding sequence GTGAGTGAGCAGACTCGTCGGGGTCGTCAGCAGGGCAAGCCGTACCGTCGTCCGAAGAAGGACCCCGTGCGGATGCTCGCCTTCGATGCGTTGCGGGCGGTGGACGAACGGGACGCGTACGCGAACCTCGTGCTGCCGCCGCTGCTGCGGAAGGCGCGGGAGAACGGCGACTTCGACGGGCGGGACGCGGCGCTGGCGACCGAGCTGGTGTACGGGACGCTGCGCCGGCAGGGGACGTACGACGCGATCATCGCGGCGTGCGTGGACCGGCCGCTGCGCGAGGTCGACCCGCCGGTGCTGGACGTACTCAACCTGGGCGCCCACCAGTTGCTCGGCACGCGGATCCCGACGCACGCGGCCGTGTCGGCCACCGTCGACCTCGCGCGGATCGTCCTCGGCGACGGGCGGGCGAAGTTCGTCAACGCCGTGCTCCGCAAGATCTCGCGGCAGGAGCTGGACGCCTGGATCGAGCAGGTCGCGCCGCCCTACGACGAGGACGCCGAGGACCATCTCGCCGTCGTCCACTCGCATCCGCGGTGGATCGTCTCCGCCCTGTGGGACTCGCTGGGCGGCGGCCGCGCCGGCATCGAGGACCTGCTGGAGGCCGACAACGAACGGCCCGAGGTGACGCTGGTCGCCAGGCCCGGACGTGCCACCGCGGACGAGATCCTCGGCGCGCTCGGCGAGGGGACGGCGCTGCCGGGACGCTGGTCGCCGTACGCCGTGCGGCTGTCCGAGGGCGGCGAGCCGGGGGCGATCGACGCCGTGCGCGAAGGGCGCGCCGGCGTCCAGGACGAGGGCAGCCAGCTCGTGGCGGTCGCCCTCGCGAACGCTCCCCTCGACGGGCCGGACAGGACCTGGCTCGACGGGTGCGCCGGACCGGGTGGCAAGGCGGCCATGCTCGCCGGGCTCGCCGCGGAGCGCGGGGCCGTGCTGCTCGCCTCCGAGAAGCAGCCGCACCGGGCGGGGCTGGTCGCGAAGGCACTCGCCGGGAACCCGGGGCCGTACCAGGTGATCGCCGCCGACGGCACGCGGCCCCCGTGGCGTCCGGGGACCTTCGACCGGGTACTGATGGACGTGCCCTGCACCGGGCTCGGCGCCCTGCGGCGGCGGCCCGAGGCCCGCTGGCGGCGGCGGCCGGCCGACCTGGACGGGTTCGCGCCGCTGCAGCGCGGGCTGCTGCGCACCGCGCTCGAATCGGTACGGGTCGGCGGTGTCGTCGGGTACGCCACCTGCTCGCCGCACCTCGCCGAGACCCGGGCCGTGGTCGACGACGTGCTCAAGCAGCAGGACGCCGAACTCCTCGACGCCCGCCCGCTCCTGCCGGGTGTCCCGGCCCTCGGCGACGGCCCGGACATCCAGCTCTGGCCGCACGTGCACGGCACGGACGCGATGTATCTGGCCCTGATCCGCCGGACCGGCTGA